In the Hydractinia symbiolongicarpus strain clone_291-10 chromosome 13, HSymV2.1, whole genome shotgun sequence genome, GTTAATGGTAGTGTTCTGATTTGAATAATGGTGTTTGGTTTAAGAGGTGGTGTTGGGTTAAAATGGTTGTGCTCGGTTTAAATGGTGGTATTCGGTTAAAATGGTAGTGTTCGGAAGGTAGTGTTCGATTTGAATGGAGGTGCTCGGGCTTAAACGGTTTATGGGCTTTGATAGTGATTTCATTTTAATCGTCTCTAAAGAATGTTTGATATACTTATGCAGACAataccaaaaatgtttttaataaacacGTTTAATTAACAATTACAAAAAGTCAAGTAGAAAGCAGTAGGTGGGACGGATTAGCAGCagcatgattttttatttttaattaaattgaaaGTTGAGTCTTATTGACTTAATtcgtatgaattttttttatgtttttcttttaatttatacATTACACATTTTCGTTCCCAGAGCTCATTGAGATAAGACTCTCGGTTGGTTTATCTCAAGGAGTTGTTGGGgaacaaaaatgtatttaacaatgacttttcattgacattttttattcaaaaataagATTATTTGAAAAGAATATTAAATGCGAAGTAATATAAGTGAAAATTAAGCTCAAAATAAATAGGTTCGAGGTAAAATGTTGTGAGTTAATGTTATTAATGAATTTAATAGTATTTGTATCACTGTTTGGCAAATTATAACCTTACCTCCACCATCTTGTGTTTTGGGTTTAAAGACGATGccttttctaaaatattaactTGGGTTGCAGTGTTGCGTTAAAATGATCTCACTATTGGAGACAGAGTGAATGATTAGAAGTACGGAATGCAATTCACGTCATCGCCAATTAAGGCCTTGAAAGTCGAGAAATATGGTAATGCGAACGTCAGCAATAGTCAGCACAATTTAGGAGTTGGGATGTAGCCATAAATACCTAAATCGTCTAAAATTAGCTACTTCCGGAAATAACTTCAAGATTTACAACATTGTCTACACTTAAGTGACCGAGATTGTAGTGGTGAGCATATACGGAAAACTTGAAGAAGCAAAATCAAACCTTTCCCTATAGGCCTGTTCCGGCTGTGACCATGCATTGCTTTTTTTTCTCCAAAGCTGAAAGATCGAACTTGTTCCAATTCCAAATGCTTTTTTGCCATACCTAAAGGCAAATTCCCTATCCGTCCGGTATCTGAAAATAAGCGAGAAGTCCTGGAAACTAGGTTAGTGAGAGTTGAgattaactttttaataaacaaactgTTTAATGATGTTGTTGTTTTGAGATTCATGTCATGGCATTCCAATTAGCTTAGGAGCTCAATCAAACTGATTACAAAACGCCCTATAACGCCCCTAGATAAAAGAATTACCTAGACTCGCGCCTAGTAAGTAGATAGCAGTAGCCTGGTTATTAATGAGGTTAAGAATGTCGGTTAGCTTAAAACGTGATTAGAGTTCTTGCGTCAATGTAAATAGCCATAAAAGCATGTTTATACCTTTTAatggaaaacctttttaaaagcaaataagATATGAGCTTGACAACGAAGGCGTTggtaaattttaattaattttgctGTTTTGACTACTTTGTTGGCATAAAAAAGGTAGTTGCTGCTAAATCGGATTGAGTGTTGGACGAGATAAAACTTGGTGAGAATATGTCTGGGAAAGAAAATTTTATCGCAGTGAATGGAGTGAAGGTTGAAGAAGGAACTGATGAAGTGAAGCAAGGTAGAAGTTACAGATATAATCCATATAATcctttttttcctcttttttattCGACAGCTAATATTAGTAGTCTTTTATTGCTCcagatattttctgtttttgtttctttcttcAATTTCTTTGCTCCTTATTAATATTCGTCTCAATTTTCCTTCTTTTTacttgcttgttttttttttatgtaattttttcgTTATTCTTGTACTTATACATACATAACTTTTACTCGCTAAAATTTCAATAACAAGTGCATGTTAGCCAAAACTCTACGCTCATACGCTTGTAGAAAAAACACAAATACGAAagtatttataaaaaacgtTCAACGTGTAACACAGCAAAAAATTAGCAGCTCAAAATACGTAGAGAAGCTTAAACGTGTCTTACAGACATAAGTTGCAACgtcaaaaatgaattttacaaAGTGAAGCCTAGGTCATATGTGAAGGTAAGAAGATTATGCAAGTTAATAGTGGTCTGTAAAATATCTCCGAAAAAGCGATACAGCAATAAAAATCTAGTCGGTATTTATCCAGATGCTTGATCGTCATGGTTACTcaatatttgataaaatgaTCAAGTTGTGTATCAAAAGAGCGATGCATCACAACGGAAAAAATCTGATAAGTACGGATCAGGTCTTGCTAATAATATCTGAAAGATATACAtcagaattttaaaaacaaatttgtgaTTGTTATGTAGGATAATAGCTAATTACAAAAGTTGTGTTCGTGAATGTGCTCTTTATGAAGCGCCATCTTACCATTTTTTGTGGAATTATTAAGAAAGACTTAGTACTGGATTATTCACCATTTTAGTTCAAACAATGTTTGTATCAACTtcttaacaataaatttttgtgaatcGTTTGTCACAAAAACTCTGCTCTACAGACaataatatattaattttttttaaaaaaataggggGGTTATTCCTATAACTTAAGACAAACAACAAGCCAATTAAATCTATGCATTTATTTTAGACAAACTGATTGAAAAAAATGGAGCTTTCGACGCAGACAAACATCTGGATGAAGAACTTGATCAGAAGGAAGGAAGAGAAGCATGGGGAAGTAAAGCAGAATTTCTACTCGCATCAGTGGGTTTAGCTGTTGGCGTGGGTAATGTATGGAGATTTCCATACTTGTGCCAAAAGAATGGTGGAGGTTTGTTTGTTCTTTCGAATCGTCTTAAATtactgtttttcattttttcagtaCACAGTACGCAGATATGCTCTAAAAAATCAAATTGGACAAATGTTTCTCTCCTGAGCCTAGAATATTGGATTTTTAGTCTTCTGTTTCCACTACTGGTTTACTATTGTTTTATTGAGGTGCTAAAATgactatatttattattatcaaaTTATCTTAGGTTGTCTatgtaaatttcaaaacagtttCGATATAATACTTAGCACATTTGTGTTACAATGTTATTTAGGCCAAAACGTAGGGTGCCTATGTTGCTAGAACTATAAATTTTGCTATGAAAGGGGTGCGAAACAGACAAAAACTACAAATTATCATGAAAAACCTTTACGCTCACatgacgcaaaataatatgtGAGGGCGGAATAAAGAAGTAAACACTACATAATAAAGTACTGTATACAATTCCGAATTTCTTTCCATAAATCAACTTTATATAGATGGAAACTCAATTACTGAAAATTTCACGTGAAATAAGTCACGCAATCAAAAGTTACAAGTAAAAAAACGGAAGCTCCACCCAACCTAAGTAGTAAAGTAAAACTATTTATTATGAAGTTATGGAAATTTGTTTGTGGTCAAATTCCCCTCTTTCCAGCACCCCAAATAGCTTTACATTTCATCTCCTGGAAACTAAAAACAACTTTGACTTTGGCATAGATTGAGTGtctaaaaattcaaaacaactgACAAAACTAAATCTCCTATTTAGGTGCATTTTTGATTCCGTACTTTTTGATGATGATTCTGCAAGGATTTCCTTTATTCATCATGGAGTTTGCTATGGGTCAAAGAATGAAACAAAGTGCAGTCAGATGTTGGACCAATGTCCATCCTGTCTTTTTTGGTGTTGGCATATCATGTATGCTCGTTTCGTTTGCCATGTGTTCTTACTACATTGTTGTCATCACGTGGTGCTTGTACTATTTCTTCGTTTCCTTCACAAAAGAACTTCCTTGGCAACAGAAATTTTGCGATAAATACGACGCTTACATGatcgttaaaaataatttaacactcTGGCAGCAACAAAACCAAAGCCTAGTATGGGTTTTTAACGCAACACAAAAAGCTCAAGCCATGGTTGATAATTTTACGGATTGTTGCGTATTAGATCCGCCGCAGTATTACTGGTACCATTCTGCACTCCAAGTTTCGCCTACAATATCCGATGGTAGTAGTGTCAATTGGAAAATCTTTGGTTGCTTAGCAGCCGGATGGTTTGTCGTTTACATTTGTGTCCTGAAAGGTGTCAAATCTAGTGGAAAGGTTTGTAAAAACTGTTTCTGTCACCGGTTTCAGTTACCTTAAAAATCACATTGTTCTTgagatttttgtttaaaaagcatTTTCGGTTTTTCGAAAATAGATTTTTCTTCCATCTAACTTCCTTCTCTCAAATCTTTCTATTATTCTGTCTATATTTTAGGCTGCATATTTTACCGCAACGTTTCCGTATGTGTTGctttttattctatttattcgtGGAGTTACACTAGATGGAGCTGGTGATGGAATCAAAGCTTTTTTCACCCCTGATGTAAGTAGTTTTTACTTttggtaatgtaacatagttacagtcggaggggagAAAGAGCCAGCCATTAGGGTAGAATCCCTAATGGCTGGCTCTTCCCATTATGACTTCCTGTTACTTAATAAGTTACTTAAGTTGTGTACATTCTGATGAGTATTTTCATGATTTATCAAATAACTTTCTAGATGTGTGTCATTGTCTTAGAGAACAAATAAATTGCAACACATTTTCGCGTTTTATGTTTAGATAGACGGTATTCTAAAATTTGAAGCATGGATGGATGCAGCTACGCAGATTTTTTACAGTTTAAGTATTGGCTTCGGTGCATTGATAGCATTCTCAAGCTACATGCCAAGAAAGAACAACTGTGTTAATGATGCGATAACGGTGGTGTTGGTGAACTGTGGAACATCTCTCTTTGCAGGCATTGTAACTTTTTCGTTTCTTGGTTATCGACACAAAAGAACCGGCATTCCTGTCACAAaggtaaattttttgtttttttttcgtttatg is a window encoding:
- the LOC130623574 gene encoding sodium-dependent neutral amino acid transporter B(0)AT3-like isoform X1 translates to MSGKENFIAVNGVKVEEGTDEVKQDKLIEKNGAFDADKHLDEELDQKEGREAWGSKAEFLLASVGLAVGVGNVWRFPYLCQKNGGGAFLIPYFLMMILQGFPLFIMEFAMGQRMKQSAVRCWTNVHPVFFGVGISCMLVSFAMCSYYIVVITWCLYYFFVSFTKELPWQQKFCDKYDAYMIVKNNLTLWQQQNQSLVWVFNATQKAQAMVDNFTDCCVLDPPQYYWYHSALQVSPTISDGSSVNWKIFGCLAAGWFVVYICVLKGVKSSGKAAYFTATFPYVLLFILFIRGVTLDGAGDGIKAFFTPDIDGILKFEAWMDAATQIFYSLSIGFGALIAFSSYMPRKNNCVNDAITVVLVNCGTSLFAGIVTFSFLGYRHKRTGIPVTKVGTGPGLAFMTYCEAFLLMDVSPLWAVLFFMMLVLLGIDSEFGTLEGAVAPLYDLKWVTMAKPKFMAIIAVSFVILEIVFCLGNGYYLFQVFDDYSVPVPLLIIALFQVLALGWVYGLDRLANDIEYMTGKRPNIFLMVCWKYVSPGVLIIVFIGYIVTMISNTPTYKAYVGCVQDPFDLSISEGTEVWWKKFVYPWWSQLLAAVLVLMSVLPIPIYMFKNWPKGGFTAIKEHLQNKASYYPDPSWIEPERRIPPAEMEKQIRAADKAALKQLYIDRGDKRFFDVKNVESKHDFWV
- the LOC130623574 gene encoding sodium-dependent neutral amino acid transporter B(0)AT3-like isoform X2, which translates into the protein MDEDKLIEKNGAFDADKHLDEELDQKEGREAWGSKAEFLLASVGLAVGVGNVWRFPYLCQKNGGGAFLIPYFLMMILQGFPLFIMEFAMGQRMKQSAVRCWTNVHPVFFGVGISCMLVSFAMCSYYIVVITWCLYYFFVSFTKELPWQQKFCDKYDAYMIVKNNLTLWQQQNQSLVWVFNATQKAQAMVDNFTDCCVLDPPQYYWYHSALQVSPTISDGSSVNWKIFGCLAAGWFVVYICVLKGVKSSGKAAYFTATFPYVLLFILFIRGVTLDGAGDGIKAFFTPDIDGILKFEAWMDAATQIFYSLSIGFGALIAFSSYMPRKNNCVNDAITVVLVNCGTSLFAGIVTFSFLGYRHKRTGIPVTKVGTGPGLAFMTYCEAFLLMDVSPLWAVLFFMMLVLLGIDSEFGTLEGAVAPLYDLKWVTMAKPKFMAIIAVSFVILEIVFCLGNGYYLFQVFDDYSVPVPLLIIALFQVLALGWVYGLDRLANDIEYMTGKRPNIFLMVCWKYVSPGVLIIVFIGYIVTMISNTPTYKAYVGCVQDPFDLSISEGTEVWWKKFVYPWWSQLLAAVLVLMSVLPIPIYMFKNWPKGGFTAIKEHLQNKASYYPDPSWIEPERRIPPAEMEKQIRAADKAALKQLYIDRGDKRFFDVKNVESKHDFWV